TCTCGTCGTGGCCGGTCAGGCGGCGCAGTTCGTCTGGGTTGACGTCGACAACTGGCATTAGTAGACTACCTCCACGTTCCGCAGCAGGTCAAGGTCACAGAGCGTGCCGTGAACGTCGCGGATATCTTCGAATCCGTGCATCAACATGAGCAGGCGTTCTAAGGCGAGGCCCCACGCCATGACGTCGCACTCGACGCCGAGTGGGTCGAGCACCTCGCGGCGGAAGATGCCGCTGTTCCCGATTTCGATGATTTCACCCGTCTCCGGGTGGCGACCGAACAGTTCAAAACTCGGCTCCGTGTACGGGTTGTAGTGGGGTTTGAATTCGAGGTCGGTGATACCGAACTGCTCGTAGAACTCGGTGAACGTGCCCATCAGGTCGCGCACCGAGAGGTCCTCGGCCATGACCCAGCCCTCAATCTGGTAGAATTCGAGTAGGTGCGTCGGGTCGAGCGTGTCGTTGCGGTACACCTTCTCGACGGAGAAGTACCGGGCCGGTTCTTCGAGTTTGCCGATTTCGTGGCCGGAGAGATACCGCATCGAGAGCGAGGTGGTGTGCCCGCGAAGGTCGATAGAGCGCGCCACGTCCTCGGTCCACGGCGAGTGGTACCCCTCGCCGTCCTCGCCCGCGCCGTACAGGTGGGCGTCGTGGACGCGTTCGAGCAGGTCCTCGGGGAGGTCCTCCATCGGCGGCACGTCTAAGGCGAACTGGTCCCAGTGGGTGCGCGCCGGGTGGTCCTGTGGCATGAACAGGCAGTCGTTGATCCAGAACTCGCTGTCCGCGTGCGGGCCTTCCATCTCCTGGAAGCCCATGCCGACGAGCACGTCCTTGACGCGGTTTGCCGTCTGGCGCAGGATGTGTTCTTTGCCGCCGCGATACACTTCGGCGTCAGCCTCGACGTTGTACTCGGCGAAATCGACGTCCTGCCACTCGCCAGAAGTGAGCATCTCGGTCGTGAGACGGCCAACGGTTTCTGCGACTTCGACGCCGGCCATCAGCGCGTCCACGCCCTCGTCCGTGAGCAGCACGGAGCGAATCGTCGATTCAGAAATCTCGACGAGGTCACGACGTTCGAGTTGCGAGAGGACGTCGCCATCCGCGACAGAATCGCCCGCGACGAGCGCGGCGAGTGCGTTCGCCTCGTCGTCGGCGTCGGGGTCGGCGTCCGGGTTCACGGACACCGCACCGCTGTCGATGGAGCCGTAGCCCTTGCGAGCGAAATTAGAGAGCGCGATGTTCACCTGTGGGCCGCCGAGGCTGGATGCACCGATGATGCGGCCCATCTCAACGGGTCCCTCGTCAGCACCCTGTTCGAGCGCGGCCTCGTAGAGACGAATTTCGGGGAGCCCCTCTGTTGCGTATTCTTCGCCTTCGTCGGTGACGGAAACCGCCTCTGTCGTCTCCTCGGAGACGGTGACGAGTCCCTCGGCTTCGAGGGCGAACGCGGCCCCGGCGACCGTCTCTTCGGGGAGTTCTGTGGCTTCCGCCAGTTGGTCGAGCGTCTGTGCCTCTGTGGCGGACGCGGCCTCTAAGACCGCGACCTGTGGTTCGGGTAATCTCATTATTGCTTGTTGTCGCGTACACTGCCAGCAAGTCAGTTAGCGGTTCCGAATACACCCACGTCGGTTTCCTCGAGCCCGGAGGCCGGATTCCACCGTCGCGTCTCAGAACCGAAAAAAGCCGAACCCAGCGGTCCGCAGGGAGTCGTCGCCGGTCAACACTGGCGTGGGTTCGGTAGCCATACCCGGTGATACGAGCGGATTCGCTAAAAAACGTTCCGGACACCGCGTATGCCCAGCGTGCATACCCGTTCTTACGACTCATTACAGGAGAGTATTGACGTTACCGGTATGTTGAAATAATACTTTTCTGCCCACCAGTGCTACCGTGTGACCACCAACCGGGCAGTCCGGGTTTCGCACAATGAACGCAACGTACGCAGACGAGACGGTAATCGAATGGAACGAGTTCTACGAAAACGGCGAGTACGAGCGCATCGCCTACATCGGCGAGGAAGCGATGCCGAAACTCCTCCACCGCTTCTTCGAGCGCCACGGTGCACCTGGGAGTTTCGCCTCCATCGGGTGTGGCCCGGCGGCCGCGGAGTTCGACCTCGCCCCGGATTACCCGAACACCGAGTTCTACGGCTACGACATCTCACAGGCCGTCATCGACGACAACGCGGCCCACGCCGCGAGAGAAAAGCTCGACAACATGCACTTCGACGTGGCGAGTCTTCCGAACCTCGGCATCGACCGGCAGTTCGACGTGGTGTACTGCCTCGCCACGCTCTACTTCGTCGATGGTGTCGATAAGTCAGTGAAAGCGCTATACAACCTCGTCGAGCCGGGTGGCTACCTCATCTTCAACTACCCCAACCGCTACACGATGTGGACGTTCGACGAGGCGTTCGAGGGGTCCCGCCGCGACCTGTTCCACCGGGTCGTGGAGGGGAAGAACCTGCTCTCCTACGAACGCATCCGCAACCTCCTCGGGGCGAACCCGCGGAGCTACTGGACGTTCATGGACGCCGCAGACCTGCCGTTCGTCGGTCGGGACACGCCGTGTGTCTATCTTCGAAAACCGCTCGAAAACGAGGATTGAGAGTTAGCGACGCGGCGACGTGAGTTCGATGTCCGCCTCTTCGAGCAAGTGTTCGACCTCGGCGCGCTTCTCCTGATGCTCTGCTAAGAACTCTTTCATCAGTTTTGCGGCCTGTTCCTTACAACCGCCACAGAGGCGTTCGCCGCCGACACACTCGTCGTAGACTTTCTTCGCGAAGGCGTCGTCGTCGGCCGCGAGCAGGTAAGCGTAGAGTTCGTACACCGGACACTTGTCCGCCTCGCCACCGAGTCGGCGCTGCTCTTCGGCCGTCGAGCGACCACCGGTCGTCGCGGATTTCACCTTGTCGTAGCCGTCCTGTGGGTCGTCGAGCAGGCTGATGTGGCTCGCCGGAATCGAGGAGGACATTTTGCCACCGGTGAGGCCCGTCATGAAGCGGTGGTAAATCGAGGATGGGGCGTAGAAGCCGTACCCACCGTTCTCGATTTCGATTTTCCGGGCGAGCTCTTCTGCCTCCTCGCGGGTAAGTTCGAACGAGTCGATGTGCTCGTCGTAGACGCGCTTTTCGCCTTCCACGGCCTCGATGAGCGCGTCGAAGGCTTCCGGCGTGGCGTTTCGGTCCACGAATCGGACGCGCGGTTCGATTGGTTCCTTCCCGGCCGAATCGAGTTTGGCGACCACGCTGTCGAAGCCATCGCCGTCGGGATTACCGTGTTCGCGAAGCCACGCAGCGGCGTCCTCACAGCGGACGGTTTCGCCGTCGTCGGCAGAGAGCGCGCCGTAGGCGGCTCCGAGGAGTTCTCGCTCTGCGTCGTCCGCCTCGAAACTCGCGAAGGCCTTGGTCACGCCAAAGTAGCGCATCCGGGCGGCGAGGTCACGGGCCAGTCGGACGTGGGGGTCCTGGTCGGGGCCGACCGGGATGACCGTCGGCTTTGGCTCGTCGAGTTGCGGGTAGAGGATGTCCGCCATCTGCGTGACGACGCTCTGCATGTGCGAAACGTCCGTCTCGCCGTCGAAGCCGTAGATGTTCTCCAGTTCGGAGAAGTTGGCCTTGATGCCGAGTTCGAACGCGAGGTCCTGCAGTTCGCGGTTGTCTGACTGTCGGTAGAGTTCGCCCGCCTCGGGGTCGAAGCCGAGGGCGAGCAGGCTCAGCAGGTAGTCGCGAGCGTGTTCGTCGATTTCCTCCCACGAGAGACCGCGGGCGGAGTGGGCTTCTAAGTCAGCAATCAGGGCGTAGGCGTCTGCGCCCTGCTGTTGGTGCCAGATTATCTCGTCGAAGACGAGTTTGTGACCGATGTGCGGGTCGCCCGTCGGCATGAACCCCGAGAGCGCGGCCGTTGGCTTGCCCGCAGCCATCGCCTCGAGGACGGCGCGGTAGTCGCGGTGGCCGAAGATGACGCCCCGACGCATCAGGTAGTGTGGATTTTCGACGTCGGGAAGCACCTCGTCGAACTCCTCGATGCCGAACTCCTCGAACAGTTTTCGGTAATCCGCGATGGTCGACGAACCCCACGGGTCGAGCGTCGTCGCATCTGTTTCGTCCGCTGCTCCCGTGTCGTGTTCTGAATCGCGTGTCATGGTGTGAGTCGACCTACCGACAACCAGGTCTCTGTTCCGTCGTTCGCATCCGTCAGCGCAAAAACCATTCGTTTCCGGACCCCGTGGGCGAGGCGCACGTCGAGTGCCAACTCTCGCAGGGCGAAGGCGTGGTCGCGTTCGAGCACGCGAATCAGGTACTCCGAGTGGCTGAGGTCCGACACAGATTCCACGTCGGCGTAGGTGCGGAAGTCAGCACCGAACTTGAACCCCGTCTTGGGGACGACCTGCCGGTCGCGCAGTTCGGTGTACACCCTCAGTCGGCGGTCGAATCGCTCGCCTTCGACCTCGTGACCACGCGCGACGATGGCATCTGTCCCACCGTCTACGGTGAGCGTCCCCTCGTCAGTGAGGTAGGCCGCTTCGAGCAGCGAGAGCTGGACGGGTCCTTCCTCCTTCTTGCGACCGCCGAGCGGTTGGCCGTAGAACGCGGAGGCGTAGAGGGCACTCGGCGGGTCCCAGACGACCACGCGGTCGTCGATGAGCGTGCCCCTGCACGGTGGGAGGTCGAACGTGGTCGAACCCGTGATAGCGAGGGTGTCCGTGTCGAGGTAGGTGATTTCACCTTCCTCGTCCACCACGGCGAGGACGCAGTCGCCGAGCGCCGCGGCCGGGACGCGCGTTCGTTCGCCCACGGTGCGGATGCGATAGGCGATCTCGTCGTCCCACGGGCCGCTGCCGCGTGGGAACACCACGAAGTCCTCGTCGCCGGTCGGTTCGACCCAGCCGTCGCGTGCGGGAGAGAGGTAGAATCCCCGGTCGCGCAGGTCGCGGTAAACCTGAAAGCGGACGGCGAAGCCCTCGCCGGTTGCATCGGCGAAGAACGCCTCGAAATCCATGCCCTCGACCGTGTCGAGGTCGCCGCGAAACAGCAGGTGGGCCGCCTCGACGGGGTCTAAGGCGACCTCGTTGCCGTCGAGCGGCCGGCCGTAGCCTCGGGCGTCGTAGTAGCGCTGGCGGGCGTTTCCGCCGACCTTCACGACGCCATCTTCGAGCGTGCCGTTCATGACTAGAGGCAGACGGCGGGCGACAAAGGGCCTGCGGTCACACCGCGTCGCAGGTGGCGTCGAGACACCGATGACCGGACGCAGTTTCGAATTGGGGCAAGCCACACGGACAGTTTCCCGCGTGCGTGCCCGTCGGGAACGCGAACCCAGTCTCACAGTCGGGATAGTTCTCGCACCCGGCGATGAGGCTACCCCGCCGGAGTATGTTGAGGTTGCCGTCGCACTCGGGACACTGCCACTCGCCGTCGAACTCGGCTTTGATTCGCTCGTCGAGCGAGTCACACGAGCGGTCGATGCAGAGTTCGAACGCCTTCCCGTGCGTGGCGCGCATCTTCGGGAGGCCACAGTCCGCGCACTGCTCGTCCAGGATGGCTGCGTGCTGAGGCAGGCCGTAGTGGGCTTCACAGCCGAGACAGGAGACGTGCCTGCGTGTCTTGACCAGTGTTCCGTCGCACTCGGGGCAGGTGCCGACGGGCGTGCCGGCTTTCGCGGCAGGCACAGAAGTGGCGGTGTACTCGTCGTGGACGGTGACGGTCAACGACTGGTCGCCGTCCTGGGCGATGATGGCCGTGTCGCTCATCGAGAGGGAGGCGGCGCGAGTCAGCCACGCGACCGGCTGGTAGCCGTCTGCGTCGTGGACGAGGAGCGTGTTGTCGGGTTTGGCGATGACGACGACGTGGCCGCGGGCGGTCTGCTCACGGGTACCTTCGAAGATGGTCGTACAGTCGCCGGCGAGGACGCGAATCGAGTCGGGCATGGCCCGGACTGGTCCCGTATTGGTATATAAAATTCAGTCCACGCGAACCGTCTTCGTCTCGGTCTGTGGCAGGAGCGGCAGGTCGGGATACGCGACGTGGACGGCGTACTCGATTTCCTCGAAGTTCCCGCCGAAGACGGGGACGAGAAGCGTGTCTTCGCCGAGATAGGAGGACTTCGCTGAGAGTTCGGTGTCGTTTCCAGTGACGCGGAGGCCAGCGCGAGCACCGCCACGGCGATTTTTCACGTTGACTTCGCACATGTTGTTCTGGCCCGCGGCGATAGAGGTGGGGAAGTCGCCCCAGTCGATTTCGACGTTCGGGAGGTTGTTGGCCGACTCGTAGACGCGCTCTGCGACGCCCGCAGAGAGTCCGGCGTCGATGAGGCCTTCGACGCCCGCGGCCCGCACGTCTTCGGGCGTCTCGATACCTTCTTTCGCGAGTTTGTGGGCGCGTCCTGAGCCAACGCCGTCGATGGCGGTGAGGCCGACGGCGGCACTGGAGATGCCGGTTTCCACGCGCGCTTCCACGCGACGTGCGAGGTTCGCCGTCTCCGCGGTGTCGAACCGTTCTAAGAACGACTGCATCGCCGCGAGCAGGCGGCGAGCGTTCTGCTGGATGACCCACGCGTCAGAGCGCAGTTCCGGCGGCGTGCCGCCGTTCATGCTTGCTCTGAGGATGGCGAGCACTTTGCGCTGGCCGGGTTCCATGCTGTCCGGCGTGTGCTGGCCCACGAGGATGGCGTTGATGGCGTCGCGCTCCGATTGCCGGGCGCTCACGCTGTCGAACTCGGCGGCGCAGGACACGGTTTCGAGAATTGCGGCTTCGTCCACGAACTCACGGTCGGCGAGGCGTTTGAATCGCTCTGCGGTGGCGAGGCGCAGGTAGAACTTCGAAGCGAGCACGCCGAGGGCCGTCCCGTCTACGCCGAGGTCGTCGTCCATCTCGACGAAGCCACGGGAGACGAGTCCCGAGAGCGCGTTTCGCACCCGGTCGCGCAGGCCGTCGAAGTCGTACTCCTTCGGTTTCGACCGCGAGCGGATGGCGTAGAAGGTGGTGTCGAGCCAGCTCATCACGTCGTCTAAGTCCCGGAGGGTTCCCATCGCGATTTCTGCGTTTAGGTGGGCGTCCAGGTCGTCCGCGAGTCGGGATTCGATTTCCTTGCCCTCGCGCAGGAGGCGGCGGTACTTGTCGGCCTCGGCACGGTCACAGACCACCCAGCCGTAGCCCACGTCGTCGTACCCCGGTCGCCCCGCGCGTCCGAGCATCTGGAGCACGTCGAGGGGACTCATGTCCACCTCGCCTTCGAGCGGGTCGTGGAGCTTCGTGTCGCGGATGACGACACAGCGAGCCGGGAGGTTTACCCCCCACGCGAGCGTGGAGGTCGAAAACAGCAACTGGATTTTACCCTCGCGGAACCACTTTTCGACGGCATCCTTGTCCTCTTTCGAGAGGCCCGCGTGGTGGAACGCAACCCCGTCGGTGACGGAGTTTTTGAGCGTGTTGTTCTGGAGGTCTTTCGCCTCGGTGTGGAAGTCGTAGTCGCCGCGGGCACCGATTGGGATGTCGCGCTCTGCGAGTTCGTCGCGGGCCTTCTTCGCCGCCTGCACGGTGTCCTGCCGGCTCGCGACGAACACGAGCGCCTGCCCGCCGTCTTTGATGTGCGGTTCGGCGAGGTCGATGGCGCGATAGAGGCGACGGTACTTGTCCGCGAACGAGTTGTCCCCGTGCGTGTACGTCTGGACGTCCGCGTGGAGGTCCACGGGCCGGTAGGCGTCGTCGAATTCGAGCGTCGTCTCGGGGACCGCACCGAGCCAGTCGGCCACGTCCGCGATGTTTGGCATGGTCGCAGAGAGCGCGACGATGCGCGGGTCACACAGTCTGCGAAGTCGCGAGACGGTCACTTCGAGGACGCTGCCACGTCGGTCTGAGTCGAGCAGGTGCACCTCGTCGATGACACAGCAGGTGACGTCTGTGATGAACGAATAGCGCGGCGAGTCGTGCTTTCGGGTGGCAGAGTCGGTCTTCTCTGGGGTCATCACGAGGATGTCGGCGCGTTCGGCCCGCCGGGAGTTCAGGTCGCGTTCGCCCGTGACGACGTAGACGGAGTAGCCGAGTTGTTCGAAGCGTTCCCACTCGGCTTCCTTCTCGTTGGTGAGCGCCCGGAGTGGCGCGATGAACAGCGCCTTGCCGCCGTCGCGCAGGGCCTTGCAAATCGCCAGTTCCGCGAGCGCCGTCTTGCCACTCGCGGTGGGCGCACTCGCGACGAGGTTCTCCTCGCGCGTCAAAATCGCGGGCAATGCCTCGCGTTGCATCTGGTTGAACTCCTCGAACGGGAACACCGACTCGAACTGCGGGATGGCCTCTGCGACCTTCACGGAGGACACCTCGACGCAGTTCGCAATGGAAACGTGGGAGAGACCGCCATCTGGTAGTGAGGTTGGTCGCCCTGCCAAAAGGCGTTTCCTAGTCGGCCGCCGTCGCGCTCGCCCGCCGGAACATTCCGGTGTTGGCCGAGTGATAGAAGTAGATGCCGAGTCCGACGGCGGCGGCGATGTTAGACAGGGTCACCGCCCAGAACACCGCGTGCATGCCAAAGGAGAGGACGAGGCCGCCGACGGCGGCGATGGGCAGCCGCACGCCCCAGTACTGGACGACCGAGGCGTACATGCTCACCTTCGTCCGGCTCGCGCCGTTGAACCCGGCCTGGAACAGGTAAATCGCGCCGAGTGCGGGGTAGCCGTAGGCCAGAATCCGCAGGTACTCGACCGAGAGCGCGAGGCCTTCGGGGGACAGTTCCGGGACGAACGCCTCGGTGAGGACGACCGGGAGCAGCCACTGGATGACGCCGATGACGCCAAGGCCGATTGCGGCGAG
This sequence is a window from Haladaptatus sp. QDMS2. Protein-coding genes within it:
- a CDS encoding phenylalanine--tRNA ligase subunit alpha, whose product is MRLPEPQVAVLEAASATEAQTLDQLAEATELPEETVAGAAFALEAEGLVTVSEETTEAVSVTDEGEEYATEGLPEIRLYEAALEQGADEGPVEMGRIIGASSLGGPQVNIALSNFARKGYGSIDSGAVSVNPDADPDADDEANALAALVAGDSVADGDVLSQLERRDLVEISESTIRSVLLTDEGVDALMAGVEVAETVGRLTTEMLTSGEWQDVDFAEYNVEADAEVYRGGKEHILRQTANRVKDVLVGMGFQEMEGPHADSEFWINDCLFMPQDHPARTHWDQFALDVPPMEDLPEDLLERVHDAHLYGAGEDGEGYHSPWTEDVARSIDLRGHTTSLSMRYLSGHEIGKLEEPARYFSVEKVYRNDTLDPTHLLEFYQIEGWVMAEDLSVRDLMGTFTEFYEQFGITDLEFKPHYNPYTEPSFELFGRHPETGEIIEIGNSGIFRREVLDPLGVECDVMAWGLALERLLMLMHGFEDIRDVHGTLCDLDLLRNVEVVY
- a CDS encoding trans-aconitate 2-methyltransferase, whose translation is MNATYADETVIEWNEFYENGEYERIAYIGEEAMPKLLHRFFERHGAPGSFASIGCGPAAAEFDLAPDYPNTEFYGYDISQAVIDDNAAHAAREKLDNMHFDVASLPNLGIDRQFDVVYCLATLYFVDGVDKSVKALYNLVEPGGYLIFNYPNRYTMWTFDEAFEGSRRDLFHRVVEGKNLLSYERIRNLLGANPRSYWTFMDAADLPFVGRDTPCVYLRKPLENED
- a CDS encoding tryptophan--tRNA ligase, with amino-acid sequence MTRDSEHDTGAADETDATTLDPWGSSTIADYRKLFEEFGIEEFDEVLPDVENPHYLMRRGVIFGHRDYRAVLEAMAAGKPTAALSGFMPTGDPHIGHKLVFDEIIWHQQQGADAYALIADLEAHSARGLSWEEIDEHARDYLLSLLALGFDPEAGELYRQSDNRELQDLAFELGIKANFSELENIYGFDGETDVSHMQSVVTQMADILYPQLDEPKPTVIPVGPDQDPHVRLARDLAARMRYFGVTKAFASFEADDAERELLGAAYGALSADDGETVRCEDAAAWLREHGNPDGDGFDSVVAKLDSAGKEPIEPRVRFVDRNATPEAFDALIEAVEGEKRVYDEHIDSFELTREEAEELARKIEIENGGYGFYAPSSIYHRFMTGLTGGKMSSSIPASHISLLDDPQDGYDKVKSATTGGRSTAEEQRRLGGEADKCPVYELYAYLLAADDDAFAKKVYDECVGGERLCGGCKEQAAKLMKEFLAEHQEKRAEVEHLLEEADIELTSPRR
- the endA gene encoding tRNA-intron lyase; the encoded protein is MNGTLEDGVVKVGGNARQRYYDARGYGRPLDGNEVALDPVEAAHLLFRGDLDTVEGMDFEAFFADATGEGFAVRFQVYRDLRDRGFYLSPARDGWVEPTGDEDFVVFPRGSGPWDDEIAYRIRTVGERTRVPAAALGDCVLAVVDEEGEITYLDTDTLAITGSTTFDLPPCRGTLIDDRVVVWDPPSALYASAFYGQPLGGRKKEEGPVQLSLLEAAYLTDEGTLTVDGGTDAIVARGHEVEGERFDRRLRVYTELRDRQVVPKTGFKFGADFRTYADVESVSDLSHSEYLIRVLERDHAFALRELALDVRLAHGVRKRMVFALTDANDGTETWLSVGRLTP
- a CDS encoding endonuclease NucS domain-containing protein, whose protein sequence is MPDSIRVLAGDCTTIFEGTREQTARGHVVVIAKPDNTLLVHDADGYQPVAWLTRAASLSMSDTAIIAQDGDQSLTVTVHDEYTATSVPAAKAGTPVGTCPECDGTLVKTRRHVSCLGCEAHYGLPQHAAILDEQCADCGLPKMRATHGKAFELCIDRSCDSLDERIKAEFDGEWQCPECDGNLNILRRGSLIAGCENYPDCETGFAFPTGTHAGNCPCGLPQFETASGHRCLDATCDAV
- a CDS encoding DEAD/DEAH box helicase; translated protein: MKVAEAIPQFESVFPFEEFNQMQREALPAILTREENLVASAPTASGKTALAELAICKALRDGGKALFIAPLRALTNEKEAEWERFEQLGYSVYVVTGERDLNSRRAERADILVMTPEKTDSATRKHDSPRYSFITDVTCCVIDEVHLLDSDRRGSVLEVTVSRLRRLCDPRIVALSATMPNIADVADWLGAVPETTLEFDDAYRPVDLHADVQTYTHGDNSFADKYRRLYRAIDLAEPHIKDGGQALVFVASRQDTVQAAKKARDELAERDIPIGARGDYDFHTEAKDLQNNTLKNSVTDGVAFHHAGLSKEDKDAVEKWFREGKIQLLFSTSTLAWGVNLPARCVVIRDTKLHDPLEGEVDMSPLDVLQMLGRAGRPGYDDVGYGWVVCDRAEADKYRRLLREGKEIESRLADDLDAHLNAEIAMGTLRDLDDVMSWLDTTFYAIRSRSKPKEYDFDGLRDRVRNALSGLVSRGFVEMDDDLGVDGTALGVLASKFYLRLATAERFKRLADREFVDEAAILETVSCAAEFDSVSARQSERDAINAILVGQHTPDSMEPGQRKVLAILRASMNGGTPPELRSDAWVIQQNARRLLAAMQSFLERFDTAETANLARRVEARVETGISSAAVGLTAIDGVGSGRAHKLAKEGIETPEDVRAAGVEGLIDAGLSAGVAERVYESANNLPNVEIDWGDFPTSIAAGQNNMCEVNVKNRRGGARAGLRVTGNDTELSAKSSYLGEDTLLVPVFGGNFEEIEYAVHVAYPDLPLLPQTETKTVRVD